The genomic stretch ACTGAGCgcgttttttccttttttacaaAGCACCCACACAAACCAACCATGCCTAAAAGGAGCAAAGTGAGTACAGCTTATTCTTCCTGCAGTAATACAGCATGAATAAGACACGGGTGCGCTGTAAAGGTAAAGCAGATTGTCCTGTTCAGTTGTTAGACTGGTCCGTGTAGATGCCTGTGTGCTTTACCTGTCTTGTTGTCGTGTTGAATCGCCatactgtctgtctgttttgatTTGGCGGAGCGGTTCACCTCAGCCTTCTCTTGTGCAGTGATTATCTTTGTTCACAGACCTTTTAATGCCCTCTTCTTTTGCATGTAGCTTTGCATTGTTGCATGACTTGTATGCATTCGCGTTTTGCCGCCTTGTTCAGAAAAGTGTCGCTAACTGGCTGCGGATTGGTTTTGTGCAGAGAAAGTTGGCGGTATATTGATTGTTTCAAATGGTGCCGTCTCCCTGTTAGTTTCTCGAATGACAAAATGCGGCATTTCgtggttttatttctttattttcctctttttatGGTAATCCGTCGTCGAATGTTGGTGTTGGGTTTGCAGTGAGTACTAACATTGTAATAAAGCTGCTCTTATTTCGTGCACTAGTGTGTTTTTATAATGGCGTTATTGTTTGCACGTGTGCGCGTGAGCTTTGTTCGTTAGTGTTCGCCTCGTGCCCTTGTTGCAGCCCAGGCCAGTGGAGGTTATGCAATGGCGAATCTCCGTCAGCACTGCTCCTGTTGCTGGGCTCTCTAGATTCTGCTGCGGATCGACATGGTTCTTTTCAAACCAGTGGCGGGAACAGTCCTCTGCTGCTcttttttcctccctccctctcctctccatttaTTACCAGTGATGACTGTCCGAGGGGGCGGGGCCCTGTCCGCCTGCAGCAGGAACCAGAACAGGAAGCGTGTTCTGGCCGCGGTTCTGGCCGCGGTAACTGCTGCTGAGGGATAGCTTTACACGAGCAATAAACTGCGCCTGGACAGACCATACCGAATGAATCCAGTCCACACAGACTGATGACTGCAGCATATTAATCAGACATCCACTGATCCACTGTGCCCCACGTGAAACCCAGTGGAAACGCCCACTTTGCATTATGTAATTACCAGACATAGTGCAGGTTGTGTGGGTTGTGACATAAAAAACTCTAACGatgttgtctttgtttttcaggcagctgcagcaggcgaCTCAGAGGTGAGACATTTATTaactttaatgtatttatgcatttacaGTATGACCTCAGTGCACCACTAGGGGTCAGCCAAGGGCAGTGAAAGTaacctttttttctctctgatcTTGCAGCCCAAAAGGAGGTCTCTCAGGTTGAAAGATGTGAGTGTAAACAAGCTTAACTGTCATATAttgtcatattattattgtgctATATGCTAaaacaagttgtttttttccctttctctagAGACCCGAACCTCCTAAGGCAGAGCCTAAAGCCAAGCCAAAGGTTAGtgattttgaatacatttgggTTAAGCTTTGTTATAGTCTAACGCTTGCCTTTAACCTATAAAATGAATCTAAAACCTATACGGTTTGTGTATAGAAGGCAGCTGGTAAGCCTAAGAAAGCCAAGGATGTAGAGAAGGCCAAGCCCGAAGAGAAAGCACCTGAGGCACCTGCAGAGAACGGAGAAGCCAAAGCTGAAGATGAGGTGAGGCTGATCTCAGATACAAACACAATTCCccat from Periophthalmus magnuspinnatus isolate fPerMag1 chromosome 14, fPerMag1.2.pri, whole genome shotgun sequence encodes the following:
- the hmgn1b gene encoding non-histone chromosomal protein HMG-like, whose protein sequence is MPKRSKAAAAGDSEPKRRSLRLKDRPEPPKAEPKAKPKKAAGKPKKAKDVEKAKPEEKAPEAPAENGEAKAEDEAPAADAEQKDDADE